The Blastopirellula sediminis sequence CTAACGTCCATTTCAGACCGACGCCTATTTCCATTCACCGCCGCTCCTGCCAGAAAAACATGGGGTATAGCCGCGTTATCTTAATCTGGTAAAGCGGGGTTTGCCTAGCGAATAGAGGGAGCGATGGTTCGCTCACCGAAGCCGTCGCCAGATTTCGCACAGCAGCCGCTGCGTCGCTCTGCCGCGATGGCCGATCAATCGCGTCGCGGCGGGGCTCATCTCGGCAAGACGCCGGCGATACTCGACGATTTCCAAGTGGGCGTCGTAGCCGATGCCAAATTGTCCCCGTGCCTCATCGCGGATGCGTCCATGACACTCGCCGATCGCTTCGCAAAAGATCTCGCCGGTAGGATCGGCGATCGCCAGGTGACAGACGAAGCGGGCAGCTCGTTTGGCGAGGGGGACGTCATGCAATGCCGCGACTAGCTTTGCGCGATTCTCTTGCGCGGTCGCGTTGTCGCCGGCATAGCGTGCGGACCGAACGCCGGGGTCTCCGCCAAGTGCGGCGACTTCCAGCCCGGTATCATCGGCCAAGACCCATTGGCCGGTCTGTTGGGCGTAGCCGATCGCTTTTTTCAGCGCGTTCTCGCGAAGCGTTTCGCCATCTTCAACAACCGGCGTAGCGCCGGGGAAATCGCGGAGCGATTGTAGCGGAACGCCTAGC is a genomic window containing:
- a CDS encoding non-canonical purine NTP pyrophosphatase, yielding MKLPFPALLIATGNAHKVQELETSLSPLGVPLQSLRDFPGATPVVEDGETLRENALKKAIGYAQQTGQWVLADDTGLEVAALGGDPGVRSARYAGDNATAQENRAKLVAALHDVPLAKRAARFVCHLAIADPTGEIFCEAIGECHGRIRDEARGQFGIGYDAHLEIVEYRRRLAEMSPAATRLIGHRGRATQRLLCEIWRRLR